A genomic stretch from Sphingobacterium sp. ML3W includes:
- a CDS encoding DUF6266 family protein, translated as MYVLSLALKKQAPTPEQLLSRIRFKIVRSHINLLNSIINIGYKAYSYPKRAYDVAMSYNLNEALIQGAPIPSLPTR; from the coding sequence ATGTACGTTCTCTCCCTCGCGTTAAAAAAACAAGCGCCCACTCCTGAACAGCTGCTCAGTAGAATACGCTTCAAGATTGTGAGGTCGCATATTAACCTGTTAAATTCGATCATCAATATAGGTTATAAGGCGTATAGCTATCCAAAGCGGGCATACGATGTCGCCATGTCTTATAATCTGAACGAAGCACTTATCCAGGGAGCCCCAATCCCATCACTTCCTACACGATAG
- the rpsO gene encoding 30S ribosomal protein S15, with the protein MYLSKEYKAGIFAEFAGSATNTGSTEGQVALFTKRIAHLTEHLKKNRKDFGTQRALQMLVGKRRSLLAYLYKTDINRYRAIIKGLGLRDIIK; encoded by the coding sequence ATGTATTTAAGTAAAGAGTACAAAGCTGGAATCTTCGCAGAATTTGCTGGATCAGCTACTAACACTGGATCTACAGAAGGTCAAGTTGCTTTATTCACTAAGAGAATTGCTCACTTAACTGAGCATTTGAAAAAGAACAGAAAAGATTTCGGTACACAACGTGCCTTACAAATGTTGGTAGGTAAACGTCGTTCATTATTGGCTTATCTTTACAAAACTGATATTAACCGTTACCGTGCGATCATCAAAGGTCTAGGTTTACGTGATATCATCAAATAA
- a CDS encoding heparan-alpha-glucosaminide N-acetyltransferase domain-containing protein, protein MIKQRYYSLDVFRGATVALMIMVNNPGTWAHMFAPLKHAAWHGCSPTDLVFPFFLFAVGNAMSFVIPRLQEAGPAVFWKKVLKRTVLIFAIGLFINWWPFIKWEGAELVFKQWVDPNDPSRGIRILGVLQRIAIAYCFASILAYYFKEKAIIWISAGILLLYWAVCALAGGADPYSLEGWFGTKYDIAILGVPHIYKGEGVPFDPEGLMSTLPAVVQVVFGYLVGVFIKKQGQVNWLWSKVPASNEPHFKLLSGMFVTGFILVVLAWIWALGFPINKKIWTSSYVLYTTGLATMTIGSMIWFIEVQGVKNKLTQFFDVFGKNPLFIFVLSGILPRFLGLFRIPDGLAEDGTQKYIDAFGWFYKYICAQVPGIPEVGSFVYSLCFLTLMWVICYWLDKKKIYVKV, encoded by the coding sequence ATGATCAAACAACGTTATTATTCCTTGGATGTGTTTCGTGGGGCTACTGTGGCACTGATGATTATGGTAAATAATCCGGGGACTTGGGCACATATGTTTGCACCGCTGAAACATGCAGCCTGGCATGGGTGCTCACCCACGGATCTGGTTTTCCCGTTTTTTCTATTCGCTGTGGGGAATGCGATGTCCTTTGTGATTCCTCGCTTGCAAGAAGCAGGTCCGGCCGTTTTCTGGAAGAAAGTGCTTAAGCGTACGGTCTTAATTTTTGCAATTGGTCTTTTTATTAACTGGTGGCCTTTTATTAAATGGGAGGGGGCAGAACTGGTTTTTAAACAATGGGTAGATCCCAATGATCCAAGTCGAGGCATCCGTATTCTTGGGGTATTACAACGTATTGCCATCGCTTATTGTTTTGCTTCTATATTAGCTTATTATTTTAAAGAAAAAGCAATTATCTGGATTTCTGCCGGTATACTATTGCTGTACTGGGCTGTTTGTGCATTGGCGGGGGGAGCGGATCCATATAGCTTAGAAGGATGGTTTGGAACAAAGTACGATATCGCTATTCTAGGGGTGCCGCATATTTATAAAGGTGAAGGTGTTCCATTCGATCCAGAGGGATTGATGAGTACTTTGCCGGCAGTAGTTCAGGTTGTGTTTGGTTATCTGGTGGGGGTGTTTATTAAGAAACAAGGCCAGGTGAACTGGCTCTGGTCTAAGGTGCCTGCTTCAAATGAACCTCATTTTAAGTTGTTGTCGGGGATGTTTGTGACTGGCTTTATCCTTGTTGTTTTGGCCTGGATCTGGGCGCTCGGCTTTCCGATCAATAAAAAAATCTGGACCAGTTCCTACGTGCTTTATACCACAGGACTTGCTACAATGACAATTGGTAGTATGATTTGGTTTATAGAGGTGCAGGGTGTCAAAAATAAATTGACCCAATTTTTTGATGTATTCGGCAAAAACCCTTTATTTATATTTGTACTGAGTGGAATTTTACCTCGCTTTTTGGGGCTATTCCGGATCCCGGATGGACTGGCTGAGGATGGAACACAAAAATATATTGACGCTTTTGGTTGGTTTTATAAATATATCTGTGCCCAGGTTCCCGGAATCCCGGAAGTTGGTTCTTTTGTCTATTCACTCTGTTTTTTGACCCTGATGTGGGTGATCTGCTACTGGCTGGACAAGAAAAAGATATATGTAAAAGTATAG
- a CDS encoding SusC/RagA family TonB-linked outer membrane protein has protein sequence MSVFYKKSAGLALCTLFSATALYAQQTVSGSVSDKTGPLPGATVAVKGSIAKTLSNEHGSFKINAEKGQTIRISMIGYKPQEIVVGSASTIKILLESDESSLDEVVVTALGIKRDKKSLGYATATVTSDDLLKAGATQNPFLAMYGKAAGVGINIGSGGPTGGVNIRIRGAAGLESGTNTRPLFVVDGVPLYDESTSMESRGYDPLNSFDMGSGINDLNAEDIESIEILKGAKATVLYGSQALNGVVLVTTKSGRKTRGLGIQLNQQISIDKPFTYIDFQNDYGSGASANDIQYADINGKKIRKLPLSRFSFGPKFDNSDIMLYDSTMSTYHAYPDNFINFFKTGINNRTNIAVSGGGEIGSARASYTTNTYNDILPGFKQKQNTFSFNGNFMPSKFASFEFVNNLYSVNTKNRRPNIQQWVATGLNRDYDYNWIKGFYHDAQGYRKDLEPYGLAGGSPGFWPNATSNILWEQNDNLDKDTKFHLVSSIKTTLQFSPHVSFIGQASIDYTNTDVVTENKITRMVPDRIGGGYKWTKRNTTVQNYQGLMKYENSFNKDWSVFGFIGGAYQKITDNNMFTSTGNMGLLYPDWYSLNNANIANWPTAGARGQVMGNGRGSDVLYSMLGSATISYKESHYLELQARNDWNSTLQSPNNSYFYPGLSYTWNFSNDFKIPKLQYGKLRVAWANVGGGPSTATGDRYFANNIFSVGQLPYSYGPVTVTPPSSLFLEMIKPFRKREIEIGFNTRWFQNSRLEIDYSFYNNNTYDQIVSQPLSSSTGYSSAKINTGNLRNWGHEIFIKAAPIANEKFRWDLTFTAANQFSKVIALYPGITQKYITGNSGFQVFAEEGKRIGEIKAYDYKRDDSGNKIIGPNGLYQLSDDVSYIGKNVNPDIFGGFMNDFFFKGFNFHLGLDYKFGGSVFSYTNNYLMGTGVIKQSLPGRDEENGGVAYYIDKNNKFIQTQHNAAAPSDSKDGIIYHDGIILDGVMESNGSYVKNNQIVSAPAYYGTYINDLGTSWPPDRLFKNDYIKFREISVSYTIPQQWANNLKLQKLTLTAAARNLGYLYKSIPNIDAEAALGAQSYIENSFYPSVRTFTFGVNVSF, from the coding sequence ATGAGTGTCTTTTACAAAAAAAGTGCGGGCTTAGCCTTATGCACACTGTTTAGCGCAACAGCACTTTACGCGCAACAAACGGTTTCTGGCAGTGTGTCAGACAAAACAGGTCCCCTTCCTGGAGCTACTGTAGCCGTTAAAGGCTCAATTGCCAAAACACTTTCCAACGAGCACGGATCATTCAAAATCAACGCTGAAAAAGGACAAACGATCCGAATCTCTATGATTGGTTACAAACCTCAGGAAATCGTTGTCGGTTCAGCGAGCACAATTAAAATCTTATTGGAAAGTGACGAATCTTCATTAGATGAAGTTGTTGTAACAGCTTTGGGCATCAAAAGAGATAAAAAATCGTTGGGCTATGCAACAGCAACCGTTACCTCTGACGACCTACTAAAAGCGGGTGCAACTCAGAACCCTTTTCTGGCAATGTACGGAAAAGCCGCGGGTGTGGGCATCAATATCGGTTCAGGTGGTCCAACAGGCGGTGTTAATATTCGTATTCGCGGAGCCGCAGGCTTGGAATCTGGAACTAATACACGACCACTATTTGTTGTAGATGGTGTACCGCTTTACGATGAAAGTACCTCCATGGAATCAAGGGGATATGATCCATTGAATTCTTTTGATATGGGTTCCGGCATTAACGATCTTAATGCTGAAGATATTGAATCCATTGAAATCTTAAAAGGGGCGAAAGCCACCGTGCTTTATGGTAGCCAGGCTTTAAATGGTGTTGTTTTAGTAACAACAAAAAGTGGACGGAAAACACGTGGACTAGGAATTCAACTTAACCAACAGATAAGTATCGACAAACCATTTACTTATATTGACTTCCAAAACGACTATGGATCTGGGGCATCTGCCAATGACATCCAATATGCAGATATTAATGGTAAAAAAATTAGAAAGTTACCGTTGAGCAGATTTAGTTTTGGGCCTAAATTTGACAACTCAGACATTATGCTTTATGATAGCACCATGAGTACATATCATGCCTATCCGGACAACTTTATTAATTTCTTTAAAACAGGAATTAATAACAGGACTAATATAGCCGTTTCGGGAGGAGGTGAGATTGGTAGCGCACGTGCATCCTATACCACCAATACCTACAACGATATATTACCTGGGTTTAAACAAAAGCAAAATACATTCAGTTTCAATGGAAATTTTATGCCATCGAAATTTGCCAGTTTCGAATTTGTAAACAATTTATATAGCGTCAACACAAAAAATAGAAGACCGAATATTCAACAATGGGTAGCTACAGGCTTAAATCGTGACTATGATTACAATTGGATTAAAGGATTTTACCATGATGCACAAGGATATAGAAAAGATCTTGAGCCTTATGGTTTAGCGGGCGGTTCACCAGGATTTTGGCCTAATGCCACCTCTAATATTCTTTGGGAACAGAATGATAATCTAGATAAAGACACCAAATTCCACTTAGTCAGCTCAATCAAAACGACATTACAATTTAGTCCACATGTTTCATTTATTGGACAAGCATCTATTGATTACACCAATACGGATGTTGTTACAGAAAATAAAATAACAAGAATGGTTCCAGATAGAATTGGAGGCGGATATAAATGGACCAAACGCAATACAACCGTACAAAACTATCAAGGACTCATGAAATACGAAAATAGTTTCAACAAAGATTGGAGCGTTTTTGGATTTATCGGTGGTGCCTATCAGAAGATTACCGACAACAACATGTTCACTTCCACAGGAAATATGGGCTTATTGTATCCAGACTGGTATTCATTAAACAATGCCAATATTGCAAATTGGCCCACTGCAGGAGCTCGAGGTCAGGTTATGGGAAATGGAAGAGGATCTGATGTTTTATATAGTATGCTAGGATCGGCTACAATATCTTACAAAGAAAGTCACTATTTGGAATTGCAGGCCCGAAACGACTGGAATTCCACCTTACAATCACCTAATAACTCCTATTTTTATCCTGGACTTTCCTATACATGGAACTTTTCAAACGACTTTAAAATACCCAAACTACAGTATGGTAAACTTCGCGTAGCCTGGGCAAATGTCGGTGGAGGTCCATCGACCGCTACCGGAGATCGATATTTTGCAAATAATATTTTTAGCGTAGGACAGTTACCCTACTCATATGGTCCTGTTACTGTCACCCCACCATCCAGTCTCTTCCTAGAAATGATAAAGCCGTTTAGAAAAAGAGAAATAGAGATCGGATTTAATACAAGGTGGTTCCAAAACAGCAGATTAGAAATCGACTATTCGTTTTATAACAACAATACCTACGATCAGATTGTTTCCCAGCCCTTATCTTCCTCAACAGGCTACTCGTCTGCCAAAATTAATACTGGAAATTTAAGGAATTGGGGACACGAGATATTCATCAAGGCTGCTCCAATTGCGAACGAAAAATTTAGATGGGATCTAACATTTACCGCTGCTAACCAATTTTCAAAAGTCATCGCCTTATATCCAGGAATCACTCAAAAATACATCACTGGAAATAGTGGTTTCCAGGTATTTGCTGAAGAAGGAAAAAGAATTGGCGAAATTAAAGCCTATGACTATAAAAGAGATGATAGCGGAAACAAGATTATTGGCCCAAATGGATTATACCAATTATCAGACGATGTCTCCTACATTGGAAAAAATGTCAATCCCGATATTTTCGGTGGTTTTATGAACGATTTCTTCTTCAAAGGGTTCAATTTCCACCTCGGGTTGGATTACAAATTCGGAGGCTCTGTGTTTTCTTATACCAATAATTATTTAATGGGTACAGGGGTCATCAAGCAAAGCTTACCAGGGCGTGACGAAGAAAATGGGGGGGTTGCTTATTATATCGATAAAAACAATAAATTTATTCAAACGCAACATAACGCAGCTGCTCCATCGGATTCCAAAGATGGGATAATTTATCACGATGGTATAATTTTGGACGGTGTAATGGAATCAAATGGATCATACGTCAAAAACAACCAAATTGTAAGCGCGCCAGCATATTATGGAACTTATATTAATGACCTTGGCACTTCTTGGCCGCCAGATCGTTTATTCAAAAACGACTATATCAAATTTCGAGAGATCTCGGTTTCATATACCATTCCGCAGCAATGGGCTAATAATTTAAAACTCCAAAAGCTGACCTTGACGGCTGCTGCTAGAAACCTCGGATATCTTTACAAAAGTATACCAAATATTGATGCTGAAGCCGCTCTTGGTGCACAATCCTACATTGAAAATTCGTTTTATCCATCCGTCAGAACATTCACTTTCGGTGTTAATGTTAGTTTTTAA
- a CDS encoding SusD/RagB family nutrient-binding outer membrane lipoprotein has product MKKISIVIASVFILITGCKKTLDKEFTNPEIYDKTGNLFSGLFTSTLYQWKFYVQDYGEWWWDIAGTGAMGVSGYTQVSQRYITDRYAWFGLYDDLSGVNGFGSENQLWQNRMKAFYERANAWAVIKDNLNNVSGQELDDNIIYYHLVTVVKDYAALLTVDFYNSIPYSEAFRGKDRLFFPKYDDPKEIYISVLNDLKKISDELPAAYDKMSPAAVSTFKNQDIAFRGDINKWLQYINALRLKYALRISGVDENTAKTHINETLAKNNLPTTDMVWQMPYDLDPRNGGEWVRGLFEGWAGTFIPNIIIKRMNYGTSAYEKGVDDPRLPVIAFPTKHSNFAESIGDYRGVSMNADAQKPIYDGGEKYYTGGPNGNISDHFKQNSKSLYNFANITMNKKFPVYMMSQAEVDLILAEITLKNLGNTGRTADAHIKNAISNSTNFWYNRSDESDFQKSQLILHPVKPAASDVTKYSDFIAAKYNAKTNVDDKLEIIMQQKYIHLNIMCPYELWTEVRRTRHPKLEPMTFNGKVMKPFPERLRYPTAEQQNNPDNYAKVKSDDNFTNPIFWVPQNLRNVNPYWSNSNFE; this is encoded by the coding sequence ATGAAAAAAATATCAATAGTAATTGCATCGGTTTTTATCCTAATTACAGGATGTAAAAAGACATTAGATAAGGAATTTACCAATCCTGAAATATATGACAAAACAGGAAATCTTTTTAGTGGATTATTTACTTCTACACTGTACCAATGGAAATTTTATGTTCAGGACTACGGCGAATGGTGGTGGGATATAGCAGGAACAGGCGCCATGGGTGTCTCAGGCTATACACAAGTTTCACAACGCTATATAACGGATCGCTATGCTTGGTTTGGTCTTTATGATGACTTATCAGGTGTTAACGGGTTCGGAAGTGAAAATCAATTATGGCAGAACAGAATGAAAGCGTTTTATGAGCGCGCGAATGCTTGGGCTGTGATCAAAGACAACCTAAATAATGTATCTGGACAAGAGCTTGACGATAATATCATATACTATCATTTAGTGACGGTTGTGAAAGATTATGCAGCACTACTCACTGTAGATTTTTATAACTCCATCCCCTATTCGGAAGCCTTTCGTGGCAAGGACCGTCTGTTTTTTCCAAAATATGATGATCCGAAGGAAATCTATATCAGCGTACTTAATGATTTAAAGAAAATATCAGATGAACTTCCTGCTGCATACGACAAAATGAGCCCTGCTGCTGTTTCAACGTTTAAAAATCAAGATATTGCATTTCGGGGCGACATCAACAAATGGCTTCAGTACATCAATGCTTTGCGCCTTAAATATGCATTAAGAATATCCGGAGTAGACGAAAATACGGCGAAGACACACATTAATGAAACGTTGGCAAAGAACAATCTACCGACAACAGATATGGTCTGGCAAATGCCTTATGATCTAGACCCAAGAAACGGTGGTGAATGGGTTAGAGGATTATTTGAAGGTTGGGCAGGCACATTCATCCCTAATATTATTATAAAAAGGATGAATTATGGCACTTCTGCGTATGAAAAAGGTGTAGATGACCCTAGACTACCTGTAATTGCGTTTCCCACTAAGCACAGTAATTTTGCCGAATCCATCGGAGACTATCGCGGAGTCAGCATGAATGCAGATGCCCAAAAACCAATTTATGATGGTGGGGAGAAATACTACACAGGTGGACCTAACGGGAATATAAGTGACCATTTCAAACAGAATTCAAAATCCCTTTATAATTTTGCCAACATTACCATGAACAAGAAGTTCCCAGTCTATATGATGTCACAAGCAGAAGTAGACTTGATTTTGGCCGAAATTACTTTAAAAAACTTAGGAAATACCGGTCGTACAGCTGATGCACATATTAAAAATGCAATTTCTAACTCTACTAATTTTTGGTATAATAGAAGTGATGAGAGTGACTTCCAAAAAAGTCAACTGATATTACACCCAGTCAAACCAGCCGCGAGTGATGTCACAAAATATTCTGACTTCATCGCAGCTAAATATAATGCTAAAACCAATGTCGATGATAAATTGGAGATTATTATGCAGCAAAAATATATCCATTTAAACATCATGTGCCCTTATGAATTATGGACAGAAGTCAGAAGAACAAGACATCCAAAACTGGAACCAATGACTTTTAATGGAAAAGTAATGAAACCGTTCCCTGAAAGGTTAAGATACCCTACAGCAGAACAACAAAACAACCCAGACAATTATGCGAAAGTCAAATCTGATGACAATTTTACAAACCCAATCTTTTGGGTACCGCAAAATCTAAGAAATGTAAATCCTTATTGGAGCAATTCCAATTTCGAATAA
- a CDS encoding ROK family transcriptional regulator has translation MKADILRLLYYNKTQSIADLSKSLSKSTPIVTKTINELVKQELILDNGLGESTGGRRASQYGLNNSLPYFIISIAIDQYYSSFTISNLAHTIVAQQKDVAIDLKEQDAGERILHSLETILHESQIDKKNIIGVGISMPGFVNPEEKINDSYPQNSSLHHLYKQIEDKLQVATVIDNDSRCVAWAEKEFGHGVDIAHTLVINLNWGVGLGIIINGEIFKGATGFAGEFSHIPLSDKNTLCSCGKRGCLEVEASLNAAIQNTESDIQNGEYSIYSTFAKINSNKADTLIEAAKLGDQIAINNLGKIGYMLGKGISTLLHILNPNKIIISGRGAEVGDIIAPQIQVAINEFSIPKIAKMTKIEISELHKDAQQMGTAALVAEHLIDNIIH, from the coding sequence ATGAAAGCGGACATTTTACGATTATTATATTATAATAAGACACAATCCATTGCGGATCTTTCTAAATCTCTTTCAAAAAGTACACCTATAGTCACAAAGACGATTAATGAACTTGTAAAACAGGAACTTATTCTCGATAATGGTCTGGGTGAATCAACAGGCGGTCGACGTGCGTCCCAATATGGGCTCAACAATAGCCTCCCTTATTTTATTATCAGCATAGCAATAGACCAATATTACAGTTCTTTTACAATTTCCAATTTAGCACACACTATCGTTGCACAGCAGAAGGATGTCGCGATCGACCTAAAAGAGCAGGATGCCGGAGAACGGATCCTCCATTCCTTGGAAACTATTCTTCATGAAAGCCAGATCGACAAAAAAAATATCATTGGCGTGGGAATCAGTATGCCCGGATTTGTCAATCCGGAAGAGAAAATAAACGATTCTTATCCCCAAAACTCCTCGCTCCACCATCTATATAAGCAAATTGAAGACAAGTTGCAGGTAGCCACGGTCATTGACAATGATTCACGATGCGTTGCTTGGGCGGAAAAAGAATTTGGTCATGGGGTTGACATTGCACATACATTAGTGATTAACTTAAATTGGGGGGTTGGTCTTGGAATTATCATAAACGGAGAGATCTTTAAAGGCGCAACAGGTTTTGCTGGAGAGTTTAGTCATATCCCATTATCAGATAAAAACACCCTATGCTCATGTGGTAAGAGAGGTTGTCTCGAAGTCGAAGCTTCCTTAAATGCTGCCATACAAAACACCGAATCAGATATCCAAAATGGTGAATATTCGATTTACTCCACTTTTGCTAAAATAAATTCAAATAAAGCGGATACATTGATTGAAGCTGCAAAGTTGGGGGATCAAATCGCGATTAATAATCTCGGAAAAATTGGCTACATGCTCGGAAAAGGTATTTCAACCCTGCTACATATCCTCAACCCGAACAAAATAATCATTAGTGGCCGTGGAGCGGAAGTGGGTGATATCATAGCCCCACAGATTCAGGTCGCCATCAATGAGTTCAGTATTCCCAAAATTGCAAAAATGACAAAAATAGAAATTTCTGAACTTCACAAAGACGCACAACAAATGGGTACAGCGGCCTTAGTAGCCGAACATCTGATCGATAATATTATCCATTAG
- a CDS encoding ROK family protein translates to MELKEKILVYLYYLKELSIAGLSKSLSKSTPIVTKAINELLEQDIIVDKGLAASTGGRRAALYALNDHVDHLIISVSVDQFYTSIHLSNLKQEILAETSDIRLDLRDESAGNDILEHIKTFINKHKLKSNKIIGIGISMPGFVNAHLGVNDSFADHNPLHHLKNSIESKLNIPTIIDNDSRCVAWAEKEFGAGVDSTHTLVINLNWGVGLGIIINGEIFTGATGFAGEFSHIPLSNTNSLCSCGKRGCLEVEASLKSAIEQTEIAIQQGEYSIYSTLIKTMSNKNNALIEAAKIGDQLVIYHIGKIGFMIGKGISTLLHILNPNKVIISGRGAEIGNILGPQIQNAINEFSIPRIAKMTEIEISGLHKTAQQKGTTALVVEHYINRILTN, encoded by the coding sequence ATGGAATTGAAGGAGAAAATCCTTGTATATCTTTACTATCTAAAGGAGCTGTCTATTGCTGGACTTTCTAAAAGTCTGTCAAAAAGTACTCCTATTGTTACAAAAGCAATTAATGAGCTATTAGAGCAAGATATTATTGTGGACAAAGGCTTGGCTGCTTCGACTGGAGGCAGAAGGGCTGCATTATATGCGTTAAATGATCACGTAGATCACCTCATTATTAGTGTATCCGTAGATCAGTTCTATACATCCATTCATCTGAGCAATCTGAAACAAGAAATCTTGGCCGAAACATCGGATATCAGACTCGACCTAAGAGATGAATCTGCAGGAAATGATATTCTTGAACACATCAAGACGTTTATTAATAAGCACAAATTAAAGAGCAACAAAATTATTGGAATAGGAATCAGTATGCCCGGTTTTGTCAACGCCCATCTTGGCGTCAATGATTCCTTTGCCGACCATAATCCACTTCATCATCTTAAGAATAGCATTGAAAGCAAGCTGAATATACCAACGATAATCGACAATGATTCTCGTTGCGTCGCTTGGGCGGAAAAGGAATTTGGTGCTGGAGTCGACAGTACACATACCTTAGTCATTAATCTGAATTGGGGAGTAGGTTTAGGGATTATCATTAATGGTGAAATTTTTACTGGTGCTACGGGTTTCGCTGGCGAGTTCAGTCATATCCCGCTTTCAAACACCAACAGTCTATGTTCTTGTGGAAAAAGGGGCTGCCTCGAAGTAGAAGCATCTTTAAAATCTGCCATAGAGCAAACAGAGATAGCCATCCAACAAGGAGAATACTCCATCTACAGTACACTCATCAAAACCATGAGCAACAAAAATAACGCACTCATTGAGGCTGCAAAAATAGGCGATCAATTGGTTATTTACCATATCGGAAAGATCGGTTTTATGATCGGAAAAGGGATCTCTACCCTGCTTCACATCCTCAATCCGAATAAAGTTATTATCAGTGGTCGAGGAGCCGAGATCGGAAATATATTAGGTCCACAGATCCAGAATGCTATCAATGAATTTAGTATTCCGAGAATAGCAAAAATGACCGAAATAGAAATTTCGGGACTACACAAAACTGCACAACAAAAAGGGACAACTGCATTGGTTGTCGAACATTATATCAATCGCATTTTAACGAATTAA